One genomic window of Maribacter aquivivus includes the following:
- a CDS encoding AsmA-like C-terminal region-containing protein: MGKKILKIVGVLLLLIIAVLIAAPFFLEAKIGEIIKSNVNQNVNATLDFSEANLSLVSSFPNAEVEFKDVVLLNKAPFEGDTLFKASSLDLTMGIMQLFKSEGDAIAINNINLDGAFINVVVDKEENANYDIAKPSEPTTADEESTSTDGFNLDLQSYEITNTRIYYTDNSTGIAFKLDDFQHKGTGDLSLATSELDTHTDAFISLEMDSVNYLNKNKIKLDALIGIDLKENKYSFLKNEALINQLPLVFDGFIKLNETSQEIDLTFKTPSSDFKNFLGLIPEIYSKDIENVTTTGDFAVNGNFNGIVDETHIPKFHVDLKSDNASFKYPDLPKAVSNVFFDIQLNNKTGIVEDTYVDVNKASFMIDEDKFNLTSHVTELMGNTKVKAHIDGVMNLANISKAYPVPAEYDLKGLLKADITTAFDMQSLEKEQYEKTSTTGDLSVTNFEYNSDELANPVKFNAARLTFNPKTVTLNQLNGTTGTTDFDATGTINNLLGFMFNDEKVEGNFNLKSNSFALSDFMVAETEVPATTNEGNSTSGGTVQEEKIKIPSFLDATINADAKKVLYDDIVLSDVKGVLKIKDETATLSNMTAGMFGGKIGFNGDVSTKNETPTFNMKLDLNQLGIQETFASVDLFKAIAPIAKMLKGKLTSDISLSGNLTDDLMPNLLSLTGEMFADLMTEEVNTEEAPVLNSLVSNLNFIDLKQLNLKDLKTSLSFKDGIVVVKPFTLNYKDIAINVDGSHSFDQKLNYKATLQVPAKYLGSDITKLIAKIDDPSLADLTIPVVANIGGLYNSPKVTTDMSSGVKQLTTKLIEVEKQKLIAKGTDKAKDLIGGLISGNKTTTDSTSQKSTDTKTAAKDILGGILSTKKDTASATAVKKDSTPVKTEEAVKEKAKDILGGLFGKKKKDSTN, from the coding sequence ATGGGTAAGAAAATTTTAAAAATTGTAGGTGTATTACTATTATTAATTATAGCAGTTTTAATAGCAGCGCCTTTCTTCTTGGAGGCTAAAATAGGGGAGATTATAAAGAGTAATGTCAACCAGAATGTGAATGCCACATTAGATTTTTCTGAGGCTAACTTAAGTTTGGTCAGTAGTTTTCCGAATGCAGAAGTAGAATTTAAAGATGTTGTGTTATTAAATAAAGCCCCTTTTGAAGGTGATACTTTATTTAAGGCTAGTAGTCTAGATCTGACAATGGGTATTATGCAACTGTTTAAAAGCGAGGGTGATGCTATAGCAATTAATAATATTAATTTAGATGGTGCATTCATTAATGTTGTAGTAGATAAAGAAGAGAATGCAAACTATGATATAGCAAAACCTTCAGAGCCAACTACAGCTGATGAAGAATCTACCTCAACTGATGGTTTTAATTTGGATCTACAATCTTATGAAATTACCAATACTAGAATATATTACACAGATAATTCAACAGGTATAGCCTTTAAATTAGATGATTTTCAGCATAAAGGAACTGGAGATTTATCTTTGGCTACTTCTGAGTTAGATACGCATACAGATGCTTTTATATCCTTAGAGATGGATAGTGTTAACTATTTGAATAAAAACAAGATTAAGTTAGATGCACTTATAGGTATCGATTTAAAGGAGAACAAATATTCTTTTTTGAAGAATGAGGCATTGATCAATCAGTTGCCATTAGTATTTGATGGTTTTATTAAACTAAATGAGACCAGTCAAGAAATAGATTTAACATTTAAGACTCCGTCTTCAGATTTTAAAAACTTCTTAGGGCTGATACCAGAGATTTACTCTAAAGACATTGAAAATGTAACTACTACAGGTGACTTTGCTGTTAATGGTAATTTTAATGGTATTGTTGATGAAACACATATTCCTAAATTTCATGTTGATCTAAAATCAGATAATGCATCGTTCAAGTATCCAGATTTGCCAAAAGCGGTAAGTAATGTATTTTTTGATATTCAGTTAAATAATAAAACGGGTATTGTAGAAGACACCTATGTAGATGTTAATAAAGCTTCTTTTATGATAGATGAAGATAAATTCAATCTTACATCACACGTAACAGAGTTAATGGGTAATACTAAAGTTAAAGCACATATTGATGGTGTTATGAACTTGGCTAATATTTCTAAAGCATACCCTGTACCTGCAGAGTATGATTTAAAAGGATTATTGAAGGCAGATATTACCACTGCTTTTGATATGCAGTCTTTAGAGAAAGAACAATATGAAAAAACAAGCACAACGGGCGATTTAAGTGTAACCAATTTTGAATACAATTCAGATGAATTGGCAAACCCTGTAAAATTCAATGCTGCTCGTTTAACGTTCAACCCTAAGACTGTTACATTAAACCAATTAAATGGTACAACAGGCACCACGGATTTTGATGCTACAGGTACTATAAACAATCTATTAGGGTTTATGTTTAATGATGAAAAAGTTGAGGGAAATTTTAACTTGAAATCTAATTCTTTTGCTTTAAGCGATTTTATGGTTGCTGAAACAGAAGTGCCTGCAACTACAAATGAGGGTAATTCTACTTCTGGTGGAACGGTACAGGAAGAAAAAATTAAAATTCCATCTTTCTTAGATGCGACCATTAATGCAGATGCTAAAAAAGTATTGTATGATGATATTGTGTTAAGTGATGTCAAAGGAGTTTTGAAGATAAAAGATGAAACTGCTACGTTAAGTAATATGACTGCTGGTATGTTTGGAGGTAAAATCGGCTTTAATGGCGATGTGTCTACAAAGAATGAGACACCTACTTTCAATATGAAATTAGATTTAAATCAGCTAGGTATTCAAGAGACATTTGCTTCTGTTGATTTGTTTAAAGCTATAGCTCCTATTGCGAAAATGTTAAAAGGTAAATTAACCTCAGACATTTCCTTATCAGGTAATTTAACCGATGATTTAATGCCAAATTTATTATCATTGACTGGTGAGATGTTTGCTGATTTAATGACAGAAGAAGTGAATACAGAAGAGGCACCTGTATTAAATTCATTAGTTTCCAACTTGAATTTCATCGATTTAAAACAGCTGAACTTAAAAGACTTGAAAACCTCGTTATCTTTTAAAGATGGTATAGTAGTTGTAAAACCTTTTACTTTAAATTATAAGGATATTGCCATAAATGTTGATGGTAGCCATTCGTTTGATCAAAAATTGAATTACAAAGCTACTTTACAAGTACCTGCTAAATATTTAGGTTCAGATATTACAAAATTGATTGCCAAAATTGATGATCCTTCTTTAGCTGATTTAACAATACCTGTTGTCGCTAACATTGGTGGTCTTTACAATAGCCCTAAAGTTACCACTGATATGAGTTCTGGTGTTAAGCAATTAACAACAAAACTTATTGAGGTTGAAAAGCAAAAGCTTATAGCAAAGGGTACTGATAAGGCGAAAGATTTAATTGGGGGGCTAATAAGTGGAAATAAAACTACGACAGATTCTACCAGTCAAAAATCGACCGATACTAAAACAGCTGCTAAGGATATTTTAGGTGGAATCTTATCTACTAAGAAAGATACTGCTTCAGCTACAGCTGTAAAGAAAGATTCTACTCCTGTTAAAACGGAGGAAGCTGTAAAAGAAAAGGCAAAAGATATCTTAGGTGGCCTATTTGGGAAAAAGAAAAAAGATAGTACTAACTAA
- a CDS encoding DUF2797 domain-containing protein gives MQYEGVLRKMQTEIGSPIQYYMLFESDFLNVNQILDKTLKIEFIKHQCLNCGNDRPIYRQGFCKTCFFEIPSAGDWIMRPELSKAHLDQEDRDLAYEKKVQLQPHIVYLANSSNVKVGVTRKGQIPTRWIDQGAHEAIEIAEVPNRYLAGITEVALKDHVGDKTNWRTMLTNTVVDENLQERRNKLKQYIPEEALPYFLDSNTETELEFPVLQYPTKVKSLNLSKTPTFEGKLKGIKGQYLIFEDNTVFNVRGSEGYYVGLTIS, from the coding sequence ATGCAATACGAGGGAGTACTTAGAAAAATGCAGACAGAAATAGGAAGTCCGATTCAATATTATATGTTGTTCGAATCTGACTTTTTGAATGTAAATCAAATTCTAGACAAAACACTAAAAATAGAATTCATTAAACATCAATGTCTAAATTGTGGTAATGACCGCCCCATTTACAGACAAGGTTTTTGTAAAACATGTTTTTTTGAAATACCATCTGCCGGAGATTGGATAATGAGACCCGAATTAAGCAAAGCGCATTTAGATCAAGAAGACCGAGATTTAGCTTATGAAAAAAAGGTACAATTACAACCACATATTGTATACTTGGCCAATTCAAGCAATGTAAAAGTGGGTGTAACCAGAAAAGGACAAATACCAACCAGGTGGATTGACCAAGGTGCGCATGAAGCAATTGAAATTGCAGAAGTACCAAATAGATATTTAGCAGGCATAACTGAAGTTGCCTTAAAAGACCATGTAGGTGATAAAACAAATTGGCGCACCATGCTTACCAATACAGTTGTCGATGAAAATCTTCAAGAACGGCGCAATAAACTAAAGCAATATATACCTGAAGAGGCACTACCCTATTTTTTAGATTCTAATACAGAAACTGAATTAGAATTTCCGGTGCTACAGTATCCAACAAAAGTAAAAAGCTTGAACCTAAGCAAAACACCAACTTTTGAGGGTAAATTAAAAGGTATTAAAGGTCAGTACCTCATCTTTGAAGACAACACCGTTTTCAATGTAAGAGGTAGCGAAGGTTATTACGTAGGCTTAACTATTAGTTAG
- a CDS encoding GH3 auxin-responsive promoter family protein, with protein sequence MPITLFNSIASWLLKKRYHQIELFLKYPDEVQEEVLLQLLEFAEDTEVGRTYDFESIKSYNDFKERLPIVSYEEIQPIIERTRRGEQNLFWPTKVKLFAKSSGTTDAKSKFIPVSGEALEDCHYKSSKDLLCLYLNNNENSQLFTGKSLRLGGSKELYEDNGSLFGDLSAILIDNMPLWAEYSSTPSNKVSLMSEWESKLMAIIHESVQENVTSLAGVPSWMLVLLNKVLEETGKEHLFQVWENLEVYFHGGVNFNPYKEQYKKILPHSNFRYYEIYNASEGFFAIQDRNGADDLLLMLDYGIFYEFIPMDVYGAFNEEAIPLWSVELGKNYAIIITTNSGLWRYKIGDTVRFTSKSPYRIKVTGRTKHHINVFGEELIIENAEEALKIACAKTEAEIMDYTAGPVFMEGKEKGAHEWIMEFRTLPEDFGAFVEIFDNALKSLNSDYEAKRLNNITLNAPLVHIARKNLFYDWLKSNDKLGGQHKIPRLSNKRDYLEELLRMNK encoded by the coding sequence ATGCCAATTACTCTATTTAATTCAATTGCCTCTTGGTTGCTAAAAAAGCGGTACCATCAAATCGAGCTTTTTTTAAAGTATCCTGATGAGGTTCAAGAAGAGGTTTTGCTTCAGTTGCTTGAATTTGCGGAAGATACTGAGGTTGGTAGAACCTATGATTTTGAGTCGATAAAATCGTACAATGATTTTAAAGAACGGTTACCTATAGTTTCCTACGAAGAGATTCAACCAATTATAGAACGTACAAGAAGAGGTGAGCAAAATCTATTTTGGCCTACCAAAGTAAAATTATTCGCTAAAAGTAGCGGAACAACAGATGCCAAAAGTAAATTTATACCTGTTAGTGGCGAGGCATTAGAAGATTGTCATTATAAGTCTAGTAAAGATTTATTATGCCTTTATTTAAATAATAACGAAAACTCACAGCTATTTACGGGAAAGAGTTTAAGACTAGGCGGTAGTAAAGAGCTCTATGAGGATAATGGATCATTGTTTGGAGACTTATCTGCAATTTTAATAGATAATATGCCGTTGTGGGCAGAGTACAGTAGCACGCCTAGTAATAAGGTTTCATTAATGAGTGAGTGGGAGAGTAAGCTTATGGCTATCATTCATGAAAGTGTTCAGGAAAATGTTACGAGTTTGGCCGGTGTACCTTCTTGGATGCTGGTATTATTGAATAAAGTACTTGAAGAAACTGGTAAAGAGCATCTCTTTCAGGTTTGGGAAAACCTAGAGGTATACTTTCATGGTGGTGTAAACTTTAACCCTTATAAAGAGCAATACAAAAAGATACTTCCACATAGTAATTTTAGGTACTACGAAATTTATAACGCTTCTGAAGGCTTCTTTGCTATTCAAGATAGAAATGGAGCTGATGATTTACTGCTGATGTTAGACTACGGTATTTTCTATGAGTTTATCCCGATGGATGTTTATGGCGCTTTTAACGAAGAGGCAATCCCCTTGTGGAGCGTAGAGTTAGGTAAGAATTATGCCATAATTATTACTACGAACTCAGGATTGTGGAGGTATAAAATTGGAGATACAGTTCGGTTTACTTCTAAAAGTCCGTATAGAATTAAAGTCACAGGTCGTACCAAACATCATATAAATGTATTTGGCGAAGAGCTTATTATAGAGAATGCTGAAGAAGCTTTAAAAATAGCTTGTGCTAAAACGGAAGCCGAAATAATGGACTATACTGCCGGGCCCGTTTTTATGGAGGGTAAAGAAAAAGGTGCGCACGAGTGGATTATGGAGTTTAGAACATTACCAGAAGATTTTGGTGCTTTTGTAGAGATATTTGATAATGCATTAAAATCACTCAACTCAGATTATGAAGCTAAGAGATTAAACAATATTACCCTAAATGCGCCATTAGTACACATAGCACGTAAGAATTTATTTTATGATTGGCTGAAATCAAATGATAAGCTTGGTGGGCAGCATAAAATTCCGAGATTGTCAAATAAGAGAGATTATTTAGAAGAACTTTTGCGAATGAACAAGTAA
- the clpX gene encoding ATP-dependent Clp protease ATP-binding subunit ClpX, which yields MAKENLECSFCGRKKPETNLLIAGLDAHICDRCIEQAHGIVAEESKQTKTNDLSSELVLKKPQEIKEFLDTFIIGQERTKKVMSVAVYNHYKRLLQPSSTEDDIEIQKSNIIMVGQTGTGKTLMAKTIAKLLNVPLAIVDATVLTEAGYVGEDVESILTRLLQAADYNLEKAERGIVFIDEIDKIARKGDNPSITRDVSGEGVQQGLLKLLEGTVVNVPPKGGRKHPDQKFIEVNTENILFIAGGAFDGIERAITKRLNMQAVGYSASKSDSFLDDSNLLQYIIPRDLKDFGLIPEIIGRLPVLTHMNPLDKKTLRAILTEPKNAIIKQYEKLFAMDDITFTITDQALDYIVEKAIEYKLGARGLRSLCEAIFTDAMFEMPSTSDTNFKVTKPYAEEMLSHDTIKKLKAVS from the coding sequence ATGGCAAAGGAAAATTTAGAGTGTTCATTTTGCGGTAGAAAAAAGCCAGAAACCAATTTATTGATTGCTGGGTTAGATGCGCATATTTGTGACCGCTGTATTGAGCAAGCTCACGGTATTGTTGCCGAAGAATCAAAACAGACAAAGACTAACGATCTTTCTTCTGAACTTGTTTTAAAGAAACCTCAAGAGATTAAGGAATTTTTAGACACTTTTATTATAGGACAAGAGCGTACTAAAAAAGTAATGTCTGTTGCGGTTTACAATCACTACAAAAGATTATTACAACCTTCATCTACAGAAGATGACATAGAGATTCAAAAAAGTAATATTATTATGGTAGGGCAAACCGGTACCGGTAAGACCCTTATGGCCAAGACCATTGCCAAATTACTTAATGTACCTTTGGCGATAGTTGATGCTACTGTATTAACTGAAGCTGGTTATGTTGGTGAAGATGTAGAGAGTATTCTTACCCGTCTTTTACAAGCGGCAGATTACAATCTTGAAAAAGCTGAAAGAGGTATTGTTTTTATTGATGAAATCGATAAAATTGCACGTAAGGGTGATAACCCTTCAATCACAAGAGATGTATCTGGTGAAGGAGTGCAACAAGGTCTTCTAAAATTATTGGAAGGTACTGTAGTAAATGTTCCACCAAAAGGAGGAAGAAAGCACCCAGACCAGAAATTTATTGAAGTAAATACTGAAAACATCTTATTTATTGCCGGTGGAGCCTTTGACGGTATCGAGCGTGCTATTACAAAACGTTTGAATATGCAAGCTGTTGGGTATAGCGCTTCTAAATCTGATAGCTTTTTAGATGATAGTAATTTATTACAATATATCATACCAAGAGATTTAAAAGATTTTGGACTTATACCTGAGATTATTGGTAGACTTCCTGTTCTAACACATATGAATCCGTTAGACAAGAAGACATTAAGAGCTATCTTAACCGAACCTAAGAATGCGATTATAAAACAATACGAGAAGTTGTTTGCAATGGATGATATTACTTTCACCATTACAGACCAAGCTTTAGATTATATTGTTGAAAAAGCAATTGAGTATAAACTTGGGGCAAGAGGGTTAAGATCTTTATGCGAAGCCATTTTTACTGATGCAATGTTTGAGATGCCAAGTACAAGTGATACGAACTTCAAAGTAACAAAACCATATGCCGAAGAAATGCTATCTCACGATACCATTAAAAAACTGAAGGCAGTTTCATAA
- the clpP gene encoding ATP-dependent Clp endopeptidase proteolytic subunit ClpP has translation MDYGKEFKNFAINDQGISSTYYDSIMSSMYPTNMTPNIIEERSMNIVAMDVYSRLMMDRIIFMGTGINDQVANIIQAQLLFLASVDAKKDIQIYINSPGGSVYAGLGIYDTMQFITPDVATICTGMAASMGAVLLCAGEKGKRSGLQHSRVMIHQPMGGAQGQASDIEITAREILKLKEELYQIIAEHSSTGIEKVREDSDRDYWMKADEALKYGMIDEILVREKK, from the coding sequence ATGGATTACGGAAAAGAATTCAAGAATTTCGCTATAAACGATCAAGGCATTAGCAGCACTTACTACGACTCTATAATGAGCAGCATGTACCCAACGAACATGACGCCAAACATTATTGAAGAACGTTCTATGAACATTGTTGCAATGGACGTTTATTCACGTTTAATGATGGACCGCATCATTTTTATGGGCACAGGTATTAATGACCAAGTAGCCAATATTATTCAAGCACAACTATTGTTTTTAGCAAGTGTTGATGCTAAAAAGGATATTCAAATTTACATTAACTCACCAGGTGGTAGTGTATATGCAGGTTTAGGTATTTATGATACTATGCAGTTCATTACACCAGACGTTGCTACTATTTGTACAGGTATGGCAGCCTCTATGGGTGCAGTACTTTTATGCGCAGGCGAAAAAGGAAAACGTAGTGGTCTACAACACTCTCGTGTTATGATTCACCAACCAATGGGAGGTGCTCAAGGACAAGCTAGTGATATTGAAATTACAGCTAGAGAGATATTGAAGTTAAAAGAAGAATTATATCAAATCATAGCAGAACACTCTAGTACTGGTATTGAGAAAGTTCGTGAAGATAGTGACCGTGATTACTGGATGAAAGCCGATGAAGCTCTTAAATACGGTATGATTGATGAAATATTGGTAAGGGAGAAGAAGTAA